The candidate division WOR-3 bacterium sequence CGTGGTCCGGTTTGATTTCGTGTCGAAGAACAAGAAACGCATTTCAGTAGTTTCAGGAGAAACGAGCTGCATACGACAGCACTAGTGAGACAAACCGTCCGGACCGAATTTCCGGTGGTGCCTGTACCGCCGGTCCCGGTGTGCCTTGTGTCGCAGCATCCGGGTTGGTCCGACAAGGGGAGGAGAAGAAGGTGAAGGTGAAATGGTTCGGTCACGCGGCGTTTCTTCTTGTCGCATCCGACGGCACGAAGATTATCGCTGATCCGTACATTCCTGGATGCTTTGATAATGCACTGTGCTATGGTCAGATTTCTGAAACAGCCGACGCGGTAACGGAAAGCCACGATCATGATGACCACGCCGGAGGCCGGATGCTGCCCGGACGCCCACCGGTACTGCGGGGCGCGGGCGAACATCAGGTCAAGTCCATCACCATCACCGGTCTTGATACTGCGCACGATGACGCGGCCGGAGCAAAGCGCGGCCGCAACACGGTGTTCCTTTATTGCATTGATGGTCTGAAGATTGTACATCTTGGGGACCTTGGTGAACCCCTGCCCGCGGCGGTTAGCTCAGCCATAGGACAGGTTGATGTGCTCCTGGTACCGGTCGGCGGCTATTTTACGATTGACGCGACCCAGGCTCACAAGACAGCAGAAGCGCTCGGTGCACGTATCATCATTCCCATGCACTACCGGACCGGAAAATGCAGCTTTCAGATTCAGCCAGTTGACCAATTTCTTCAGGGCCGGGTCGGGGTCCGACGCTTCGGTACGAGCGAAGTAGAAATAACCAAGGACAAGCTGCCTGCAGCGCCGGAGATTTGGGTGCTGCACCATGCTCTTTGAGGAACCGGCGTGAAGGAAATTGCATTTGAGCAGGTCCGAGACACGGTGGCGAAACTGTGCATTGATGCCAATTGTGTGCTGGGCGATGACATGGTGCAGGCTTTCAGGCGGGCCTTGAATCAGGAGGAGTCCCCGACCGGGAAGGACATCCTGAACCAGTGTCTTGCGAACCAGGAAATTGCCCGGACTGAGATGATGCCGATATGCCAGGATACTGGCTGGGCCGTAGTCTGGGTTGAGATCGGCTCTGGGGTCAGGATTGCCGGCGGCGAGCTCGCTGACGCCATCCGCGAGGGCGTAGCCAAAGGTTATAAGGAAGGTTATCTGCGAAAGTCCATTGTTGCCGACCCGCTGCGGCGCAAGAACACCGGTGACAACACGCCACCGATAATCTACACCGACATCGTACCGGGTGAGAGACTGAAGATTACGGTCCAGCCCAAGGGCGGAGGCTCCGAGAACATGAGCGAGGTGAAGATGCTCTCGGCTGCGGACGGCGAAGAGGGCATCAAGCGTTTCGTGGTGGACCGGGTGGCGCGGTCCAAGGCCAATCCATGCCCGCCGGTCATTGTCGGCGTAGGTATTGGCGGTACTTTTGAGAAGTGTGCGATGCTTGCCAAGCACGCGCTGCTGCGTGAGATCGGCTCGGTTCACCCGGACCCATTCTATGCGGCGATGGAAAATGATATCCTGGAGCGGGTGAACAACCTCGGCATCGGCCCCCAGGGTCTGGGCGGCCGGGTGACTGCCTTGGCGGTATTCATCGAGGCGTTTCCGTGTCACATCGCAACGATGCCCTGCGCAGTGAACATCAATTGTCACGCGGCGCGGCACAAGTCCGTGGTGCTGTAAGATAGAGATGGCCAAGCGAATCACTACACCACTCACCGAGGAGACGGTGTGCAAGCTCGTGGCCGGTGACACGGTGCTTATTTCAGGTACCATCTACACTGGCCGAGACTTGGCGCATAAGAAACTGACCGATGCACTGAAAGCTGGTGAACAACTGCCCTTCGACCTTGCCGGTGCGGTGATTTACTACGTCGGGCCGTCGCCGGCCAAACCGGGCAAGCCCATTGGTTCGGCCGGACCGACTACGTCGTACCGTATGGACGTATATTCACCGTTGCTCATCGAACATGGACTGCGCGGCATGATCGGCAAGGGCAACAGGACCCAGCCGGTGCTTGACGCGATAGTAAGATACCATGCGGTTTACTTTG is a genomic window containing:
- a CDS encoding MBL fold metallo-hydrolase; this translates as MKVKWFGHAAFLLVASDGTKIIADPYIPGCFDNALCYGQISETADAVTESHDHDDHAGGRMLPGRPPVLRGAGEHQVKSITITGLDTAHDDAAGAKRGRNTVFLYCIDGLKIVHLGDLGEPLPAAVSSAIGQVDVLLVPVGGYFTIDATQAHKTAEALGARIIIPMHYRTGKCSFQIQPVDQFLQGRVGVRRFGTSEVEITKDKLPAAPEIWVLHHAL
- a CDS encoding fumarate hydratase; the protein is MKEIAFEQVRDTVAKLCIDANCVLGDDMVQAFRRALNQEESPTGKDILNQCLANQEIARTEMMPICQDTGWAVVWVEIGSGVRIAGGELADAIREGVAKGYKEGYLRKSIVADPLRRKNTGDNTPPIIYTDIVPGERLKITVQPKGGGSENMSEVKMLSAADGEEGIKRFVVDRVARSKANPCPPVIVGVGIGGTFEKCAMLAKHALLREIGSVHPDPFYAAMENDILERVNNLGIGPQGLGGRVTALAVFIEAFPCHIATMPCAVNINCHAARHKSVVL
- a CDS encoding Fe-S-containing hydro-lyase; amino-acid sequence: MAKRITTPLTEETVCKLVAGDTVLISGTIYTGRDLAHKKLTDALKAGEQLPFDLAGAVIYYVGPSPAKPGKPIGSAGPTTSYRMDVYSPLLIEHGLRGMIGKGNRTQPVLDAIVRYHAVYFAAVGGAAALISRSIKQAKVIAYPELGPESVQELVVEDFPAVVVNDIYGADLYEQGVAKYRKG